The genomic window CCAAATACCATTCGGCTAATAAAAAATAATGTGAATGAATTGGTTAATAACGGGGCTAGGCTTGATAACCCTACAAATAACAAACCTAAACTTACAGTTTGTTTATATCCTATTTTTTTGGCTATCTTATAACTAAATGCAACCGTCAAAACAATAAATAGTGAAGGAATCGTGGTAATTAATTCTATTAGCACCTTATTTACCTCGGGATAAGATGTTGCAATTGTTGGTATATTCCCAGCTATCGCCCCTCCCGATACAACAAATAATGAGGCTGATAGCAAAGACCCCTTTGTTAGCCCGTTTTTTGTTACATGATTAGTTGCCATAAATATCTTTCACTAAATCAAATGCACTCCAGGCTTTAGGCCATCCTGTATAAAATGCTAAATGTGTGATAACTTCTACTATTTCTTCTTTCGTCACACCATTTTCTTTCGCTTTTTGTAAATGTGCTTCTAACTGCGGCACCCCTTGTGTCATTAAACTTGCA from Vagococcus martis includes these protein-coding regions:
- a CDS encoding carboxymuconolactone decarboxylase family protein, with protein sequence MLGDISPQFAELNDDILFGEVWSREQELSARDRSLITVASLMTQGVPQLEAHLQKAKENGVTKEEIVEVITHLAFYTGWPKAWSAFDLVKDIYGN